The stretch of DNA TCTTTTTCTTCCACTTAAATTCAAATCCAAAAATTTTTCCTCTATTTTCTTCTACAAAATCAACTTCTTGTTGTTGACTTGTTCTCCAAAAATAAGTGTGAGCAAGACTTTGCTTGTACTCGATTTGCTTAATTCTTTCTGAGATTAAAAAATTCTCCCATAGTGCACCTTTGTCAAGCCTTATATCTATTGGATTGAAGTTACCTATTACCATATTTCTTATTCCATTATCATAAAAATATATCTTTTTATTTGTTTTTATTTCATGCCTAATGTTTCGACTAAAGCTACTCAATTTGAAAATAATATAACCTTTTTCTAAAATATCAATGTATTTACTAACAGTATTTTTATCCACATTTACTGTTTGAGCTAATTCTGAATAGTTAACTTCGCTACCAACCTGAAGAGCCAAAGCCTGAACAAGTTTATCAAGAACCTCAGGCTTTCGTATATCTGCATACGCAAGGATGTCTTTGTACAAATAGCTGTTTACTAAATTCCGCAAAACGCTAACTTCGTCTCCTACGTTATTTAAAACATCGGGATAAAATCCATAAAGCAATCTATTTTCTAAACTTTGCTCTGCATGTAAAAAGCCGTGGTGATTTTCATACTCTTCCCACGAAATCGGAAAAAGCTGATATTCCCATTTCCTGCCGGTTAAAGGTTCATTGATTTTATTTGATAAATCAAAAGATGATGAGCCACTTGCAAATAATTGAACGTTTTTAAATCTATCAGTTATTATTTTCATCGTAAGCCCTATTCCCTCAATTCTTTGCGCTTCATCAATAAAAATATATTTATAATTCCCTAAAATCCTGCGAATTTGTTCTGTATTTGGCTCTGTTAATAAAGTTCGTGTCTTAGGGTCATCTCCATTGAGAAGTAAATAATCTTTTGATTCGAGTATTGATTCAATTAAAGTTGTTTTCCCTACTTGCCTTGGACCTGTAACAATAATTGCTTTGCCTGAATCAATTCGGTTTTTTATTTTTTTACTAAGATATCTTGAATACATTGTTTTTTTTGCAAAGATAATAATTTTTAGTGAATATATTCACCAAAAATTATGGTTTTTGGTGAATATGTTCACGTTTTTATATGAATTGTGGGGAATTTGCGGGCGGGCTGCATTTCAAAACAAAAAAATAATTTACATTTGCAGTTAAATCTACTAATAAACCATTAAAAAGTTAAGTTTATTAAGGAATTAAAATTATCTCTTAATGCCTTTAATAGTTCAAAAAAATAAAATATTTAAAATTATTTTGTCATTTAGAAAAAAGTTTTTAATTTTGCAGTCCCAAAAATATAAAGCAAATGAAAAAAGGTATTCATCCAGAAAATTATAGATTCGTTGTTTTTAAAGACATGTCAAACGAATATTCTTTTATAACTCGCTCTACAGTAGCAACCAAAGAAACCATCGTTTGGGAAGACGGTAAAGAATATCCTCTAGTGAAACTTGAAATTTCTCATACTTCTCACCCATTCTTCACAGGTAAAATGAAACTTGTAGATACAGCCGGTCGTGTTGATAAATTTAAAAACAGATACAAAAGTCATTACGAAAAAAAAGGTGAGACTAAATAAATATTTTAAAATGAAAAATTTTAAAAGCCCTACTATTAAGGGCTTTTTTTATATATTTACAACATGAATATAATTCTTTTTGACAGCAAGGTAAAAATACACCTATTGCCACTTACATTCACGCGACCTGTAGCTGAAGTAATTGCAGGCATGGACACAATTACAAAAAAATGGAAAAGATATTTTGAAAATGTATCTTTTTTGTCTCCAGACTACATGAAAGCTGTGTTTGGCACAAATATTTCATCTGACAACATACTTATTGACGGCTCCATAATTCCAAATAAAGAATTAGTCGAAAGTCTGAAATCTTTAAAAACAAATCAATCATTTGAAAACAAAGACGGCGATATAATTGCTGCAAGGCTTTC from Bacteroidales bacterium encodes:
- a CDS encoding ATP-binding protein yields the protein MYSRYLSKKIKNRIDSGKAIIVTGPRQVGKTTLIESILESKDYLLLNGDDPKTRTLLTEPNTEQIRRILGNYKYIFIDEAQRIEGIGLTMKIITDRFKNVQLFASGSSSFDLSNKINEPLTGRKWEYQLFPISWEEYENHHGFLHAEQSLENRLLYGFYPDVLNNVGDEVSVLRNLVNSYLYKDILAYADIRKPEVLDKLVQALALQVGSEVNYSELAQTVNVDKNTVSKYIDILEKGYIIFKLSSFSRNIRHEIKTNKKIYFYDNGIRNMVIGNFNPIDIRLDKGALWENFLISERIKQIEYKQSLAHTYFWRTSQQQEVDFVEENRGKIFGFEFKWKKKSNQNLPKTFIETYKAETKIIDRENFREFVIIE
- a CDS encoding type B 50S ribosomal protein L31 → MKKGIHPENYRFVVFKDMSNEYSFITRSTVATKETIVWEDGKEYPLVKLEISHTSHPFFTGKMKLVDTAGRVDKFKNRYKSHYEKKGETK
- a CDS encoding glucose-1-phosphate thymidylyltransferase; its protein translation is MNIILFDSKVKIHLLPLTFTRPVAEVIAGMDTITKKWKRYFENVSFLSPDYMKAVFGTNISSDNILIDGSIIPNKELVESLKSLKTNQSFENKDGDIIAARLS